Below is a genomic region from Prolixibacteraceae bacterium.
GGTTACAGAAGTGACAGAAGCACAGCGTAAGGAGAATAGTCGTCGTTTGGCCCAAGAAGATAAAATTCGTGGTGCTTACGAGAAGACATTTGTTAGTAATGCCATTGACATTCCTGCCAAAGCCAAGGAGTTAGGGGTAGATGCGGAAGCATTAAAAGTCTCTTTGAAAGCTGCTCGAGGAAATGGTCAAGTGGTTCTTGGCTTACTTGAAGAGGTGACTCCATCTGAACGTGATGTGTTGATGCAGATGTATCATGTGGTCTCATATAAAGACCTACAGGATACGCCTAAAGAGATATTTGAATCACATCTAAAAGATACACCTGCATACAGTAAATCAAAATATGACACCAAAGAGTTTTGGGCAAAATATATATTAGATCCAAGGGTCGAGAAAGAGCTGTTATCTTCATATAAAGCATATTTACAGAGAGTACTTGGAGATATAACATCTGCCAAGGCTTTAATTCAGTGGATGCATAAGAACATGAAATTAGATACTGTTAACAATGTGTTTAGAGTTCCTCTTTCACCACAAGGAGCATTCGAACTGAAGCGTGTGGATAAAAGAAGTCGTTCGATATTCTTTGTAGCTACCTCTCGTTCATTAGGTATCCCTGCTCGCTTGGAGCCTGCAACAAAGCAGCCTCAATATTTCGAAGGGGGACAGTGGGTTGATGTTCGTTTTGAACCAAAAGCAAAATTGCCGAAGAAGGGAACTCTTCAACTGGTGAGTGCTGATCCAACCAAGCCACTTCAGTATTATGGGCAGTTTACGATTGCTCGTTTCGACAATGGACTATACCGTACCCTTGCTTTTGATCAAGGCAAAGCGGTGAAGGATTTCCCAGAAGGGGTGAAATTAGAGAAGAAAGCAATTACTGTTGATGTCCCTGTTGGTGCCTATATGGTGACTTCAGGAAACCGACTTAAAGATGGTTCAGTGCTTACTCGTCTGGCTTTCTTCGAAGTCAAAGAGGGTAAGAAGACCAAAGTGAAAGTCTCTATACGAAAAGATATGAAGCCTCTTCCTGTACTAGGTAAGGTGAACTATACGACATCTTTTAACGGATATCCAGACCAGTCGAAGTCAATTTCTATGGCAAAAACTATGAAAGGTAAAGTATCTGTAATTGCTTGGTTGGATCCTGATAGAGAGCCTACAAAGCATTTCATGGGAGATGTTAAGAGTTTGAAAAAGAAATTTGAATCGAAAGGTGTGGCGATGACTTTCCTTGTTCCTAAAGATAAGTTGACTTCGTCGTTCGAAAGAGATCCTTTTGTAATTCCTAGTCAGGCTCAGTATGGTGTAGATCAGACAACTTTAGCACAATTTGAAGCTGCATTGAAGACCAAGTCTAACGGGAGGCTGCCTGCCGTATTTGTTGTGAATACCAAAGGAGAGATCGTTTATCAGTCTCATGGTTATCAAATCGGAGTAGGAGAACAAGTGATTAAGACAATCCAAAAATTAGAAGAGACCAAGTGATGAGAAACCATAAAATAAAATTACTACCTATAGCAAGTTTTGTACTACTGCTGTCCACTATATGGACAGCTTGTACCTCTATTAATCCTTCGGCGAGTGCGGTTAAAACCTTCGAGAAGCAGATAGAGAATAACGACATAGATCTACCTGCAGAGACTTTAGATGTCTCCTTAAAACCGGTGGATGCTGAAAAAGCTGCAGATCTATATATGGGGTATTTAGATCAACAGGATAGCGAATTGTTGAAGAAAGAGTGGGCGGATACAACCTATACCTTTGATAAATATGTGATGCCTGTTAAGGTTCGATATTTCAAACCAACTGAAGGGGCTAAGAGTTTAATCATCTCTCTTCATGGAGGTGGTTCGACAACCAAAGAGGCAAATGACCAACAGTGGCGTAATCAAATTGCACTATATAACAACATGAGTAATGCCGTATATGTGGCGCCAAGAGCTGCGGTAGATGCATGGAATATGTGGCACCAATCTCATGTAGATGAGTTGTTGACAAAAATTATTCGTAGTTATGTTCTGTTCGATCAGGTCGATCCGAATCGTGTTTATATCACAGGATACTCTGCTGGTGGGGATGGCGTATATCAATTGGCACCTCGTATGTCTGATCGTTTGGCTGGTGCTGATATGAATGCTGGTCATCCTAATGAGGTGACTCCTTTAGGATTACGTAATTTGCCTTTTGCTCTTTTTATGGGAGCCGAGGATGCTGCGTATCATAGAAATGATATTGCTCGTAAGTGGAGAGTATCATTAGATAGCTTACAAGATCTAGATCCTAATGGTTATACTCACTATGTGGATGTTGTTCCTGGCAAAGGTCACTGGATGGATCATAAAGACAGTTTGGCTCTTGACTGGATGGTGAAATATCGTCGAGCAATCAATCCGAATCGAGTAGTTTGGATTCAAGATGATGTAAAATATGCTTCATCTTATTGGTTGGCTACTGATGTGAAAAGTAGTAAAGCTGGTGATATGGCTGATGTGGTAAAAGAGGGAAATACATTTACGGTGAAGGACAGTAGTTTTAAAACCCTTTATATCCAATATAGCCCTACCTCTATTGATCCTAACAAGCCAATTGAAGTGATATATAATGGAAAGAAAAAGAGTTATGAGCCTACCTTTACATTACGTCATTTGATCAATACAGCCAACAACACCCATGATGCAGAATTGATCTATATGGGGCGTATTGAGGTTAAATGAATTGGATAAGAGAGTTCGTTTCATGTACTATTGATTTTATATAGACAAAATCAGTAAATTAAAAAAGGTTGGGTCATTCGTGTTACCCAACCTTTTGTTTTTCTGACTTAATCTTTATCTTCTAACTCTTGGTCTATCTTCGTAGGCAACTTGTTTAATGTATGCTCTTCATCTTTGATGGTGGATGACGTAAACTTACCAATAATAATACCAACAATAACGATAGAGTAGAAGTTACCTATAAGGGTCATTAGTATCGTGTATTTTTTAGCATATACAGTGACAGGTATTATATCTCCAAAACCAACAGTGGTTAGGGTGATGAAACTAAAATATTGAAAATCAGCAATCTTATCTCCAGTAAGGTTACCCTCAAAAGAATCTGGAGTGACTGACTCTATAATCATTGCTCCAATACCGCCTGCAATACCTAGAATAATTAGCCCACACAAAACAGCTGTGATAATAGATGAACTTACTTTGGTGGTAGACCTAACCTGATGGAATAGTTCTAAAGAGAAGGTGATAAAGAACACCAAGTAGGCCAACTGCTTCAATATATTTAGTTGTTCTAATGGAATAATAATATTGATGAGTTCCCCGATAGTTAAGATGATTAAGAGACTCTTGTAGATGAGGTTCTTTTGTCTATTTCTATGTACTAGATTCCATCCTGCAAGGACTGTCAGGAGGAGCCACAACGGCCTGAAATAGGTGTAGTATATCCAATCCTCTATGGGAAAGAAAAGATCTCCAAATACTGTTAGTAATAGAGCATATAGCAATAGTCGATATCTTGATCGATAGATTTTTTTATTAAATGATTGCCACTGTATCATATTCGTATGGTTTGATAATTACTTCTATTCGATTTATTTCAGAATTATACACTGCTTCATTCAAAAAGCCTTATTTTTGTGCGTAAATTTGAAAACAGATCCGTAATGGTTGATTTTAAGAAAACAGAATACCACTTAAAATCTCTTTGTTGTGATGCTTGTTTTGAAGATAAGAACTGGGTTTTAGATCACGATTGTGACTGTGGTCCATCTCTTATCCAAGCGGTCTACAAAGAGAAACAAATTTCTATTCATAATAACCATCCAGGGCTATATAAGTTCTCTGATTGGTTACCAATTCAAAAAACATTGCCTGGTGCTGGTTCTCCTTTTACCTACAAAAGTGAGGCATTAGCCCAACATTTGGGTCTTTCTAACCTTTATGTCACTTTCAGTGGCTATTGGCCAGAAAGAGGTGGGGATATGAAGAGTGGTTCATTTAAAGAGTGTGAAGCTTATTGTGTTACTGCTAGAGGTACAGAGCCAAAAGATAAGATCTTAGTGGTAGCGTCTGCTGGAAATACGGCAAGAGCATTTGCTCGTGTATGCTCTGAGAATAAGATTCCATTGCTTTTATGCATTCCTGAGGATAACATTAATGCCTTGTATTTTGATCATGAATTAGATCCTTGTGTGAAAGTCGTAGCTGCTGCTTCTGGTGGAGATTACTACGACGCGATTCATATCTCTAATGTAGCTTGTTCATTACCTGAATACTATGCTGAAGGGGGGGCAAAGAATGTGGCACGTCGTGATGGAATGGCTACAACGGTATACTCTGCAATCACTACTATTGGAGAGATTCCTTCATACTACTTCCAAGCTGTCGGTAGTGGAACAGGTGCCATTGCTGCATGGGAAGCGGTAGAACGTTTTAAAGAAGATGGTCGCTTTGGTTCGAACAACATGAAACTATTGGTTTCGCAGAATGAACCATTTGTGCCTATCCAGTTAGCATGGAGAGCAGACTCTCGTTCAATGTTGCCTCAAGATGATGACCAAGCACGTCGTCAAGTGGAAGAGATCGATGCAAAAGTGTTGTCTAATAGAAAGCCTCCTTATGGTTTGACTGGAGGGCTATACGATGCATTAAAAGCAACTGACGGAGATGTATTGACTGCATCAAACGAAGAAGGTGCTGCTGCTGGTGAATTATTCGAGAAACTTGAAGGTATCGATATTGAACCTGCATCTGCAATTGCTTTGGCCACTTTGATTAAAGAGGTGCCACAATTAGATAAAGATGCTTTGATCATGTTGAACATTACTGGTGGTGGAAAAAATAGATTCCACAAGGATCACAAAATATTTATGAAGAAGCCTGATATGGTTATCCCTATTGGTGTTTCGGATGAAGAGATTATTGCCCATTTAAATGGTTTGATCAAATAATTCTATCGGTTACGGGAGAATAAGGCTGTTCTCCCGTAATTTTTTTTGATGTTTATGTTGTTGAGGACTAAAATTATAGCCATTTATCCTTATTTATTAGCCATTTTTAGTGGCTGTTTTTTTTGGAACTTCAATCAAAATACATAGATTTGCATCGCAATTAAGAAATGGTCTAGTAGCTCAACTGGATAGAGCATCAGCCTTCTAAGCTGAGGGTTGTGGGTTCGAGTCCCGCCTGGATCACTCTTTTTTTGTAATACCAAGTATGGTCTAGTAGCTCAACTGGATAGAGCATCAGCCTTCTAAGCTGAGGGTTGTGGGTTCGAGTCCCGCCTGGATCACACTAACATATTTTTTAAGGATCGGTCTAGTAGCTCAACTGGATAGAGCATCAGCCTTCTAAGCTGAGGGTTGTGGGTTCGAGTCCCGCCTGGATCACCTGTTAAGCCTAAATCATTTCTTGATTTAGGCTTTTTTATTGCCCTCTCTCTCTTCTATTGGTAATATCTCAACTCTATTCTCTAGTAATCCTACTTTCTTTAGATCTCGATTTTATCTGAAAAGAGTTCTACTCGTCTTTGTCTATCAACACCATTACTCACGTATAAGAATCTATTCACCCCAGATCCATTTTCGTTATTAATTCCCCACTTTTTTATATGACTTCAGAGCTACCTTCCCCTGACTTTCCCCTGCCCTTCCCCTGCAATTGTGCGAGAATAGTTCGTGAATACTTCGAGAATGGTCCATCGATTTGGGCAGAATATCGGAGAATTCTCGGACAATATTCGGATATTTTTCAAGTCATTGCATACTAAAGGCAGGGGAAGTGCAGGGGAAAGTAGTATGGAGGTGATGTATAAGACTAACATTGCTTCTCTGGTATAACATGGCACTTTGATGTGTCGAGGAGGTTTTCAATCGGAGTTTAACTGTATTAATGAGAAAAGATTGCCTCTTCTGATATTTATTGTTTGATTTTTTTGGAGTAAATAAGGAGTTGGAGGTATGTTTTATGAGTGGATAAAATAACTTTCCTATATATAGTAATGGTTATGGTATTTGTCTTTTGAAGTTCAATAGATGTTATGGATTGTGAAAATGTGACTTTTTGGGGATGATTTAGATAAAGAGAGTAAAATACCTATTTGTCTTTTTAAATAATTACTGCCTATCTTTGAGACCTGTTATACAACATTCTCTGAACTGCTACCTGTCTTATCAGTTGATTATTCTGATAAGCAAGGTGGCTTTGTTTAAGAGAGATTATTAAGATTATTAATTCATTATTCATCCAGTATTATGGAGTGTGACTGTATCAAATTAGAAAGGTTAATATTTTATGAAAAAGAGTTTATTCGCCATGACGGCTATCGTCTTGGTCAGTTTAAATATTGCGCTCGGTCAGAGACCTGCAATAACTGGCCTCGTTATCTCAAAACGTGATAACCAACCAATTCCTGGAGCAACCGTTGTTGTTTCCTCTACATCTATAGGTACTGTCACAAGCTTCGATGGTTCCTTTCAAATTTCGCCTCCTTCTGAGGCAAAGACCTTGACTGTAAGTTATATTGGCATGAAGCCTGTTGAGGTCCAAATTACCCAAAAAGAGTTTTATAAAATTGTTCTTGAATCACATAATGTTTCTGTGGATGAGGTGGTTGTGACCGCTTTAGGTGTTTCAAGGGAGAAGAAAGCACTAGGGTATTCGGTTCAGAATATTTCTGGTAGTAATGTGGGACCTGGAGATCAAGGGAATGCGGTAGCTCAGTTGTCTGGTAAGGTAGCAGGGGTACAGATTTCAGGCTCTTCAAGTGCTATTGGTGGATCTACTCGGGTGTTAATTCGTGGTGCTAATTCGATAACAGGGGAGAACCAACCTCTATTTGTAATTGATGGTGTCCCATTGGATAATGCCAACTATAGTGAGAGTAAAGATCGACCAGGTGGTAGTGGTATTGATTATGGAAATATGTCTCAGGATATTAATCCCGAGGATATTGAAACGATATCGGTATTGAAAGGTCCATCTGCTGCAGCCCTTTATGGCTCTAGAGCTGCCAATGGGGTGATTATGATTACGACCAAGAGAGGGGGTAAGCGTCCTGGATTGGGGGTCACTATTCGTAGTGGTGTCTCTGTGGAGAAAGTGAATCGATTACCAAAACTACAGAGTCAATATGGTGGCGGTGGTTTAAGTAGCTTTGATAAGGTGACCATCGACGGAACGCCATATGCAACGGTGGCATATCATGTGGATGAGAGTTGGGGCCCTAAGTTCGATCCGAATCAACAGGTGTTGCATTGGGATGGATTGAATCCGCAAGATCCAGATAATTATTTGAAGACAAGGCCTTGGGTGGCTCCAGAGAATGATATTGATAAGTTCTTTGATACAGGGGTGATTTTTAATAATACGATCTCTTTATCTGGCTCGAAAGAGGATAGTGATTTTCGTCTGTCTTTTCATAGTTTGAATGCTACCGGTTTTCTACCTAATGCCTCTTCGGATAAATATACGGTTACTTTCAATGGTCGCTCTAAGATTAGTGAGATGATTGAGATTACGGCTGGTGGATCTTTTATCAATAATCAAGTGACAGGTCGTCCTGTGACTGGTTATAGTTCGAACAATGTGATGCTTCAGTTGACGCAGTGGGGACAACGCCAACTGGACTATGAGAGATTGAAGAACTATAAGAATGAGGATGGGACACATAATCCATGGAACCGTACTTCTGCCTTAAATCCTAGAGCAAAGTATATCAATAATCCATACTGGATTCGGAATGAGAATTACACAGAGGAGAGTCGAAATAGATTTATTGGTAATGCTGGTGTGACTTTGAGGCCTACCAAATCATTGAGCTCAACTTTGAAGGTGTATCATGACTCTTATGTCTTTCAGAATTCAGACCGTATGGCTGTTGGGTCACGTCATACACCAAGTTATTCGGAGACCGTTAGACAGTTTCAAGAGAATAATGTGGAGTGGATCACACAGTGGCAAAAGCAAGTTGGAGACGATTGGTCTTTAGATGCTTTGGTTGGTGGAAATATACGAAAGAATAAATTCTATCGTACTTCAGGTGAAACCCAGAGTGGATTGTTTATTTCGGGATTGTATAATACAAAGAATTCTGTTGATCCTCCTATTGTAGATGACTATGAGAGACATCGTTTGGGCTATAGTGTGTTTGGGCGTCTGAGTGCTGGGTATAAAAGAGTTTTGTATGTAGATGTTACTGCTCGAAATGATTGGTCTTCTACTCTGCCTGTGGAGAATAGGTCTTATTTCTACCCATCGGTGAACGGAAGTTTTGTGTTCAGTTCATTGCCGTGGTTCGAATCTTCGGAGGTGCTTTCCTTTGGTAAGGTGAGAGCAGGATGGGCCAAGACAGGAAATGATACGGATCCTTACGCTTTGTCGGAGACTTACGCTATCACTTCGCCCAACTTTTCAGGGGTAGCTCAATATAGTGTGCCTGATGTTTTGGCTAATGGCGATCTGAAAGCTGAGGTGACTTATGCCAAGGAGGTTGGTTTAGAGGCAATGTTCTTTAATAATCGATTGGGTTTTGATGCGACACTCTACTGGAATCGCACAGAGGATTTGATCACCAAGGTGGCACTTTCTGGTACTTCAGGTTATTCTCATATGTTTGATAATGCAGGGGTGATGACCAATAATGGTTTTGAGTTGGTATTGAATGCGACGCCTGTGAAGACCAATAATTTCTCTTGGGATATTACGGTCAACTATGCGAAGAATAATAACAAGTTGGTGTCGTTGAAAGAGGGTATAAATAACTACCAGATGGGGGTTGCTCCACAGAATGTTACGGTGAATGCCTTTGTCGGATCATCGTATGGTGCAATTTTGGGAACTAACTATGTGTATGATGACCAAGGTCAACGTGTTGTTGGGATTGATGGAAGATATCTTGAGACATTAGCACCAGAGGTTATTGGTAGTGTACTTCCTGATTATAATATGGGAATACAGCAGCAGTTCCGTTATAAGAATGTCTCTCTATCTGCTTTGATTGATATTCAGAAAGGTGGAAACTATTACTCTATCTCGAATCTATTCGGTATGTCTTCGGGGTTGCTCGAAGAGACAGTATATCGCAATGGGGTTGATATTCGAGAGCATGGTTTGATTCTAGATGGTGTTTATGGCAAGTTTGATGCTGATGGGAATGTTGTACATGTGACCAAAGATAATGTGACTTCAAGTGGTGCCGTTGCCAATGACACAGAGATTACTGCTCGTCAGTATGGGAAAGATTTTCGTTATGGTCCCGATGTTCAAAATATATTTGATGCTTCTTATATCAAGTTGAGGGAGGTTACTTTAAGTTATCAGTTCCCAAGTCGTTTGACGGGTCCTATTCAGAATTTACGTTTCTCAATCTATGGTAGAAACCTATATACTTGGGGGCTCGATAATACGAATATAGATCCTGAAATGGCTGTTACCTCATCAGGTAACGTGCAAGGTATTGAGGGAGGGGCCCTTCCTTCGACAGCCAATTATGGTGTGAATGTTCAGTTCAGTTTGTAATAGAAATAAAAAGATAAAGTTATGTTGAAACTAAGATTTAATAGATATATCGTGTTGTTCCCAATCTTTTTATTTCTAATTGGATGTGGAGATCAATTGACAGAGACCAATGTTAACCCCAACGCACCTAATAGGGTGCCTGTGACTACTTTGTTGATCAAGTCGCAGAACAGTTTGATTCATCATCTTCGAGATAAATCGTATGCAGGGCGTTCGGCTTTAGTTTGGATGCAATATTGGGCACAAACGAACTATACAAATGAAGATCGATATGTTTTTGATGAGAATACCAACGCTTCAAGATGGTCACAGATATATCTTGATTTGATGGATCTTAAAGAGATAGAAGAGATCAATGCGGACCCACAACAACGATTGGAAGCTGCACTTTATGGTGATAGTGATAACCAAGTGGCGGTGGCAAGGATATTAAAGTCATGGGTGTTTATGGTTCTTACCGAGAGTTATGGTCCGATACCATACTACTCTTATGGAAATAAGAGTGATGATTTTCAGGCTCTAGGAGCTCGCAACAAAGTGGTGAATCCAATATATGCGGATCCTCAGTCGGTATATTTAGATATATTGAATGAGTTGAGAGAGGCTGCGGATATGATTCATGAGGATAAAATTGCTTTCTCTTCGGGAGATAATATCTATCAAGGAGATGCCAGGAAGTGGAAGCGGTTGGCTAACTCTTTGATCTTAAGAGGAGCATTGCGTATTTCTAAGGTGTTGCCTGAGGTGGCTACGGAGGCCATACAGAAAGCTTTGGATAGTGGTGTGATGCAAAGTAATGATGATAGTGCATTTTTTACTAGTGATGCGGTTGCTGCAAATGCATCCCCTTTTTATAGAGCTTTTGCGATCGATAATAGATCAGATTTTGCTGTAGCAAAACCTTTTGTAGATCTACTAAAAGGGGTGTCTGGACCATTTGCACAAGTCGACCCAAGGTTATATTATTTTGCGGCTCCGATTGAAGCAGTTGCCTTTGCAAGTTCAGGTCCTCAGATTATTCATAAGAGTTATATCCCATCAGCAAGTGATTTGTTGGGTAGTGGTACGTATCAAGTGGATAATTATGAGGGGATGCCTTATGGTTTGGAGAGTGTGTTTACATCTCGTATTGGTATTGGAGCCACTTCATTACCCAACATGCCGATCCAAGCGACCTTTAAGAATACGATTATGGGTTACAGTGAAGTGTGCCTTATTCTATCAGAGTGGAATGGATGGGATGATGCTTATTACAAGAGAGGTGTAGCGGCTTCTTTGGATCGATGGGGTGTGACAGCTTCTAATATCAATGATTATGTTGCTCTTTTATCCCCTGCAAACGAAGAGCGTGTTCTTACCCAAAAATATATTTCATTGTATATGCAGCCATTTAACGCATGGGCTGAATATCGAAGAACAGGATATCCTAAAATATTGGTAAAACCAGGGGAGGTTTCGTTTGTGGATGAGAAAGGTGTGTTGAATGAAGAGGGTGAGACAGTGAAAGGCAAGTCCTATATATTCACATCCTTGGCACCTGATGTACAAGATGATCTTCCTCGTAGGTTACGTTATTCAAATAAAGAGAGTTTATTAAACCCTTCGGGATATAAAAAAGGGCTTGCACTTTTAAACGGTCCTGATTTAATGAGTACCGACATATGGTGGGATATTGATTAGTGTCTAGTCATACCAATTAAGTCATGAAGTGATCTATATGATTGTGTTCTATATCGTTTATACTTCGTTAAAAAAACTCACCGTTGGGAGAGCGATGCTTCGATTTTTATGCCTTGTCTAAACAAGATATATTCGCAAGATTCGATAGTTAATTTGATAGTTCAATAGGTATT
It encodes:
- a CDS encoding transglutaminase domain-containing protein, which encodes MKYRLLYLLGFVVLWSCSNVPESSFITDKAYRAKVEKQFKSRMPILEKRHDELLSVFDSDTITVDEKEALKFIYAYMPLNDMADYNGDFLYKNVHLAFMIRDFFPWGKNVSEENFRHYVVPFRNNNENLDNHREVFFHELKDRVKGMNMHDAALEVNHWCHEKVTYHVTDARTLSPMATVKNAYGRCGEESVFAVEAYRSVGIPARQVYTPRWAHSDDNHAWVEVCIDGKWYFTGACEPAPEFNMGWFEGPASRGILMNARTYGLMQGAPAYVSKDGLTSLLNVTENYAPVADNTIKVVDINGNPIANASVAISLYNYAEIYPIMKRTTDKDGVCHIKTGLGDVLVWVYGDKGYSMKKITASGGVHEIVYEPRLHTDGNIDFDLVPPIENVRRVTEVTEAQRKENSRRLAQEDKIRGAYEKTFVSNAIDIPAKAKELGVDAEALKVSLKAARGNGQVVLGLLEEVTPSERDVLMQMYHVVSYKDLQDTPKEIFESHLKDTPAYSKSKYDTKEFWAKYILDPRVEKELLSSYKAYLQRVLGDITSAKALIQWMHKNMKLDTVNNVFRVPLSPQGAFELKRVDKRSRSIFFVATSRSLGIPARLEPATKQPQYFEGGQWVDVRFEPKAKLPKKGTLQLVSADPTKPLQYYGQFTIARFDNGLYRTLAFDQGKAVKDFPEGVKLEKKAITVDVPVGAYMVTSGNRLKDGSVLTRLAFFEVKEGKKTKVKVSIRKDMKPLPVLGKVNYTTSFNGYPDQSKSISMAKTMKGKVSVIAWLDPDREPTKHFMGDVKSLKKKFESKGVAMTFLVPKDKLTSSFERDPFVIPSQAQYGVDQTTLAQFEAALKTKSNGRLPAVFVVNTKGEIVYQSHGYQIGVGEQVIKTIQKLEETK
- a CDS encoding potassium channel family protein — encoded protein: MIQWQSFNKKIYRSRYRLLLYALLLTVFGDLFFPIEDWIYYTYFRPLWLLLTVLAGWNLVHRNRQKNLIYKSLLIILTIGELINIIIPLEQLNILKQLAYLVFFITFSLELFHQVRSTTKVSSSIITAVLCGLIILGIAGGIGAMIIESVTPDSFEGNLTGDKIADFQYFSFITLTTVGFGDIIPVTVYAKKYTILMTLIGNFYSIVIVGIIIGKFTSSTIKDEEHTLNKLPTKIDQELEDKD
- a CDS encoding cysteate synthase, with the protein product MVDFKKTEYHLKSLCCDACFEDKNWVLDHDCDCGPSLIQAVYKEKQISIHNNHPGLYKFSDWLPIQKTLPGAGSPFTYKSEALAQHLGLSNLYVTFSGYWPERGGDMKSGSFKECEAYCVTARGTEPKDKILVVASAGNTARAFARVCSENKIPLLLCIPEDNINALYFDHELDPCVKVVAAASGGDYYDAIHISNVACSLPEYYAEGGAKNVARRDGMATTVYSAITTIGEIPSYYFQAVGSGTGAIAAWEAVERFKEDGRFGSNNMKLLVSQNEPFVPIQLAWRADSRSMLPQDDDQARRQVEEIDAKVLSNRKPPYGLTGGLYDALKATDGDVLTASNEEGAAAGELFEKLEGIDIEPASAIALATLIKEVPQLDKDALIMLNITGGGKNRFHKDHKIFMKKPDMVIPIGVSDEEIIAHLNGLIK
- a CDS encoding SusC/RagA family TonB-linked outer membrane protein, whose product is MKKSLFAMTAIVLVSLNIALGQRPAITGLVISKRDNQPIPGATVVVSSTSIGTVTSFDGSFQISPPSEAKTLTVSYIGMKPVEVQITQKEFYKIVLESHNVSVDEVVVTALGVSREKKALGYSVQNISGSNVGPGDQGNAVAQLSGKVAGVQISGSSSAIGGSTRVLIRGANSITGENQPLFVIDGVPLDNANYSESKDRPGGSGIDYGNMSQDINPEDIETISVLKGPSAAALYGSRAANGVIMITTKRGGKRPGLGVTIRSGVSVEKVNRLPKLQSQYGGGGLSSFDKVTIDGTPYATVAYHVDESWGPKFDPNQQVLHWDGLNPQDPDNYLKTRPWVAPENDIDKFFDTGVIFNNTISLSGSKEDSDFRLSFHSLNATGFLPNASSDKYTVTFNGRSKISEMIEITAGGSFINNQVTGRPVTGYSSNNVMLQLTQWGQRQLDYERLKNYKNEDGTHNPWNRTSALNPRAKYINNPYWIRNENYTEESRNRFIGNAGVTLRPTKSLSSTLKVYHDSYVFQNSDRMAVGSRHTPSYSETVRQFQENNVEWITQWQKQVGDDWSLDALVGGNIRKNKFYRTSGETQSGLFISGLYNTKNSVDPPIVDDYERHRLGYSVFGRLSAGYKRVLYVDVTARNDWSSTLPVENRSYFYPSVNGSFVFSSLPWFESSEVLSFGKVRAGWAKTGNDTDPYALSETYAITSPNFSGVAQYSVPDVLANGDLKAEVTYAKEVGLEAMFFNNRLGFDATLYWNRTEDLITKVALSGTSGYSHMFDNAGVMTNNGFELVLNATPVKTNNFSWDITVNYAKNNNKLVSLKEGINNYQMGVAPQNVTVNAFVGSSYGAILGTNYVYDDQGQRVVGIDGRYLETLAPEVIGSVLPDYNMGIQQQFRYKNVSLSALIDIQKGGNYYSISNLFGMSSGLLEETVYRNGVDIREHGLILDGVYGKFDADGNVVHVTKDNVTSSGAVANDTEITARQYGKDFRYGPDVQNIFDASYIKLREVTLSYQFPSRLTGPIQNLRFSIYGRNLYTWGLDNTNIDPEMAVTSSGNVQGIEGGALPSTANYGVNVQFSL
- a CDS encoding SusD/RagB family nutrient-binding outer membrane lipoprotein; translation: MLKLRFNRYIVLFPIFLFLIGCGDQLTETNVNPNAPNRVPVTTLLIKSQNSLIHHLRDKSYAGRSALVWMQYWAQTNYTNEDRYVFDENTNASRWSQIYLDLMDLKEIEEINADPQQRLEAALYGDSDNQVAVARILKSWVFMVLTESYGPIPYYSYGNKSDDFQALGARNKVVNPIYADPQSVYLDILNELREAADMIHEDKIAFSSGDNIYQGDARKWKRLANSLILRGALRISKVLPEVATEAIQKALDSGVMQSNDDSAFFTSDAVAANASPFYRAFAIDNRSDFAVAKPFVDLLKGVSGPFAQVDPRLYYFAAPIEAVAFASSGPQIIHKSYIPSASDLLGSGTYQVDNYEGMPYGLESVFTSRIGIGATSLPNMPIQATFKNTIMGYSEVCLILSEWNGWDDAYYKRGVAASLDRWGVTASNINDYVALLSPANEERVLTQKYISLYMQPFNAWAEYRRTGYPKILVKPGEVSFVDEKGVLNEEGETVKGKSYIFTSLAPDVQDDLPRRLRYSNKESLLNPSGYKKGLALLNGPDLMSTDIWWDID